A region from the Mesorhizobium sp. J8 genome encodes:
- a CDS encoding L,D-transpeptidase has protein sequence MRLKSFAILAALALSTAISGCSTIGGQMFTNNYGAMSDAGYQLPRIPIEKVPARYHRQEVRYDTSEKPGTIIVDTQNKFLYFIEGDGMAMRYGIGVGREGFEWHGTAHIALKREWPTWTPPAPMIKRQPELAKYAGGMEPGLKNPLGARAMYLFNKGGDMGYRLHGSPEWFSIGKAMSSGCIRLMNQDIIDLYDRTSVGAKVIVM, from the coding sequence ATGCGCTTGAAGTCATTTGCAATCCTCGCCGCGCTTGCGCTGTCGACCGCGATCAGCGGGTGCAGCACCATCGGCGGGCAAATGTTCACCAACAACTATGGCGCGATGAGCGATGCCGGCTATCAGCTGCCGCGCATCCCGATCGAGAAGGTTCCGGCTCGCTACCACCGCCAGGAAGTGCGCTACGACACTTCGGAGAAGCCGGGCACCATCATCGTCGATACGCAGAACAAGTTCCTCTACTTCATCGAGGGCGACGGCATGGCGATGCGCTACGGCATCGGCGTCGGCCGCGAGGGTTTTGAATGGCACGGCACCGCCCATATCGCGTTGAAGCGCGAATGGCCGACCTGGACGCCGCCGGCGCCGATGATCAAGCGCCAGCCCGAGCTCGCCAAGTACGCCGGCGGCATGGAGCCGGGCCTTAAGAACCCGCTTGGCGCGCGCGCCATGTATCTCTTCAACAAGGGCGGCGACATGGGCTACCGCCTGCATGGCAGCCCGGAATGGTTCTCGATCGGCAAGGCGATGTCGTCGGGCTGCATCCGCCTGATGAACCAGGATATTATCGACCTCTACGACCGCACGTCGGTCGGCGCCAAGGTCATCGTGATGTAG
- the trpS gene encoding tryptophan--tRNA ligase, translated as MSAFKPLVFSGVQPTGNLHLGNYLGAIKKFVALQEQSDCIYCVVDLHSLTAQLVHQDLGDQTRSITAAFLASGIDPKKHIVFNQSRVIQHAELAWIFNCVARIGWMYRMTQFKDKAGKDRENASLGLLAYPSLMAADILLYRATHVPVGEDQKQHLELTRDIAQKFNNDFSEKIAALGVGVEMQVGEETVNGYFPITEPVIGGPAARIMSLRDGSKKMSKSDPSDLSRINLTDDADTISKKIRKAKTDPEALPSEIDGLESRPEAENLVGIYAGLAEISKEDVLKQYGGQQFSVFKPALADLAVEKLAPIASEMRRIEGDRAYVDAVLKDGGDRARAIAEGTMKTVRDIIGLLQD; from the coding sequence ATGTCCGCCTTCAAGCCACTCGTCTTTTCGGGCGTCCAGCCGACCGGCAACCTGCATCTCGGCAATTATCTCGGCGCCATCAAGAAATTCGTCGCCCTCCAGGAACAGTCCGACTGCATCTATTGCGTCGTCGACCTGCATTCGCTGACGGCGCAGCTCGTCCATCAGGATCTGGGCGACCAGACGCGCTCGATCACCGCGGCGTTCCTCGCCTCCGGCATCGACCCGAAGAAGCACATCGTCTTCAACCAGTCACGGGTCATCCAGCATGCCGAGCTTGCCTGGATCTTCAACTGCGTGGCGCGCATCGGCTGGATGTACCGCATGACGCAGTTCAAGGACAAAGCCGGCAAGGATCGCGAGAACGCCTCGCTCGGCCTGCTCGCCTATCCGAGCCTGATGGCCGCCGATATCCTGCTCTACCGCGCAACGCATGTGCCGGTGGGCGAGGACCAGAAGCAGCATCTGGAGCTGACCCGCGATATCGCGCAGAAATTCAACAACGATTTCTCCGAGAAGATCGCGGCGCTCGGCGTCGGCGTCGAGATGCAAGTCGGCGAGGAGACCGTGAACGGCTATTTCCCGATAACCGAACCGGTGATCGGCGGCCCGGCGGCCCGCATCATGAGCCTGCGCGACGGCTCGAAGAAAATGTCGAAGTCGGATCCGTCGGACCTGTCGCGCATCAACCTGACGGATGACGCCGACACCATCTCGAAGAAGATCCGCAAGGCCAAGACCGATCCGGAGGCCTTGCCGAGCGAGATCGACGGGCTGGAAAGCCGGCCCGAGGCGGAAAACCTCGTCGGCATCTATGCCGGTCTCGCGGAAATCTCGAAGGAAGACGTGCTGAAGCAATATGGCGGCCAGCAGTTCTCCGTGTTCAAGCCGGCGCTTGCAGACCTTGCCGTGGAGAAGCTGGCGCCGATCGCTTCGGAGATGCGCCGCATCGAGGGCGACCGCGCCTATGTCGATGCCGTGCTCAAGGATGGCGGCGACCGGGCTCGCGCGATCGCCGAGGGCACGATGAAGACGGTTCGCGATATCATCGGCCTGCTGCAGGACTGA
- a CDS encoding outer membrane protein, whose amino-acid sequence MRLLCAAGVVIASMLPSTVSAADMNAVGQAPARDWSGFYLSAGGGYGWWNADQYTDFGGFPAPGPSVGTSASGGFVTVGGGFDWQFAPSWVAGAFADVQFGDIKGTIRAPFEQYSGTTNDRLNLAAGLRLGVLVTPDVLVYANGGYSRAEFTGSGLDPTPLVPLSVAGQHYDGWFVGGGVENTLDFTGISSPGWSMKAEYRFADYGRRSAGMYVDATGAPDSAIAFKPKVQTLSFSLVYRFNEPGSARF is encoded by the coding sequence ATGAGACTCTTGTGTGCGGCCGGTGTGGTGATCGCAAGCATGTTGCCATCGACGGTGTCGGCCGCCGACATGAACGCTGTGGGACAAGCACCGGCCCGGGACTGGAGCGGGTTCTATCTTTCGGCCGGCGGCGGGTATGGCTGGTGGAACGCTGATCAGTATACGGATTTCGGGGGTTTTCCCGCGCCTGGACCGTCCGTGGGCACCAGCGCCAGCGGCGGCTTCGTCACGGTGGGCGGCGGCTTCGACTGGCAATTCGCCCCTTCCTGGGTGGCCGGTGCCTTTGCGGACGTTCAGTTCGGCGACATCAAGGGCACGATCAGGGCGCCTTTCGAGCAGTATTCCGGCACCACGAACGACAGGCTCAACCTTGCCGCGGGCCTCCGTCTAGGTGTGCTGGTTACCCCGGACGTGCTGGTCTATGCCAATGGCGGCTACAGCCGCGCCGAATTCACCGGATCCGGCCTCGATCCGACGCCGCTCGTGCCGTTGAGTGTTGCCGGACAACATTATGACGGGTGGTTCGTGGGCGGTGGCGTCGAGAACACGCTCGACTTCACGGGCATCTCTTCGCCAGGCTGGTCCATGAAGGCCGAATACCGCTTCGCCGACTACGGCCGCAGAAGCGCCGGCATGTATGTCGACGCCACCGGCGCCCCGGACAGTGCCATTGCCTTCAAGCCGAAAGTGCAGACGCTCTCGTTTTCGCTCGTCTACCGGTTCAACGAGCCGGGAAGCGCCCGCTTCTGA
- a CDS encoding helix-turn-helix domain-containing protein — translation MQKIDFSSASLPAHLSDRDRFRLWRDMWVEQLGDAEIRHAEDKRFATATKMRFLGDLRVGQFETTTEYYVRTRRHVANDRDDIFVGFYRSPKPQIWSVADCDLSLLRGNGIAYNVAQPCRSFTDGVTSWVLASIPRAALLRQVPHADDRPVTRLDPASPAVRHLERTIDFLLGSEEVDAEPALSRQAGTALADLIVLALGAKGDAAEIAIGRGLRAARLREAMAVIEARFTEPALSTEMVARAVGLSRRYLNTLLLESGSTFAERVLELRLRKACAMLSDIRHDATKVSDIALAAGFNDVSYFNRRFRARFGASPTQYRGG, via the coding sequence ATGCAGAAGATCGATTTTTCGTCCGCCAGCCTGCCGGCGCATCTGAGCGACAGGGATCGCTTTCGCCTCTGGCGCGACATGTGGGTGGAGCAGCTTGGCGACGCCGAGATCAGGCATGCCGAGGACAAGCGTTTCGCGACGGCGACGAAGATGCGCTTCCTCGGCGACCTTCGCGTCGGCCAGTTCGAGACCACGACCGAATACTATGTGCGCACGCGCCGGCATGTCGCCAACGACCGCGATGATATCTTCGTCGGATTCTACCGCAGCCCCAAGCCGCAGATATGGTCGGTCGCCGATTGCGATCTGTCGCTGCTGCGCGGCAACGGCATCGCCTACAACGTCGCCCAGCCCTGCCGCAGTTTCACGGACGGCGTCACGTCATGGGTCCTGGCCTCCATCCCCCGCGCCGCCTTGCTGAGACAGGTGCCGCATGCCGACGATCGTCCCGTGACGCGGCTCGACCCGGCAAGTCCCGCCGTGCGCCATCTGGAGCGCACGATCGACTTCCTGCTTGGATCCGAGGAGGTGGATGCGGAGCCGGCGCTTTCGCGCCAGGCGGGAACGGCATTGGCCGACCTGATCGTGCTGGCGCTCGGGGCCAAGGGCGATGCCGCGGAAATCGCGATCGGCCGCGGGTTGCGCGCGGCGCGCCTGCGCGAAGCCATGGCGGTGATCGAGGCGCGCTTCACCGAACCGGCGCTGTCGACCGAGATGGTCGCTCGTGCGGTCGGGCTTTCGCGTCGATATCTCAACACGCTTCTGCTCGAGAGCGGCAGCACCTTTGCCGAGCGCGTGCTGGAGCTCCGGCTGCGGAAGGCATGCGCCATGCTGTCTGACATCCGCCACGACGCCACGAAGGTGAGCGACATCGCGCTCGCTGCGGGCTTCAACGACGTGTCTTATTTCAACCGCCGGTTCCGGGCCCGCTTCGGCGCTTCACCCACGCAATATCGCGGCGGCTAG
- a CDS encoding NifU family protein, whose product MFIQTESTPNPATLKFLPGKEVLREGTADFRSAEAAAEASPLAGRLFEIPGVTGVFFGYDFITVTKDGPDWQHLKPAILGAIMEHFMSGAPVMASAAPASEAGGTGEFYDKADEELVLTIKELLDTRVRPAVAQDGGDITFRGFENGTVFLHMKGACAGCPSSTATLKHGIQNLLRHFVPEVQQVEQVA is encoded by the coding sequence ATGTTCATCCAGACCGAATCGACGCCGAACCCGGCGACGCTGAAATTCCTGCCGGGCAAGGAAGTGCTGCGCGAAGGAACAGCCGATTTCCGCAGCGCCGAAGCCGCGGCGGAGGCCTCGCCGCTGGCTGGCCGTCTGTTCGAGATCCCGGGCGTCACCGGGGTTTTCTTCGGCTATGATTTCATCACCGTGACCAAGGACGGCCCGGACTGGCAGCATCTGAAGCCGGCGATCCTCGGCGCCATCATGGAGCATTTCATGTCCGGCGCGCCGGTCATGGCCTCGGCCGCTCCGGCGAGTGAAGCCGGTGGAACCGGCGAGTTCTACGACAAAGCGGACGAGGAACTGGTGCTGACCATCAAGGAACTGCTCGACACGCGCGTGCGCCCGGCGGTCGCGCAGGACGGCGGCGACATCACCTTCCGCGGTTTCGAGAACGGCACGGTGTTCCTGCATATGAAAGGTGCCTGCGCCGGCTGCCCGTCGTCGACGGCGACGCTGAAGCACGGCATCCAGAACCTGCTTCGACACTTCGTGCCGGAGGTGCAGCAGGTCGAGCAAGTCGCCTGA
- a CDS encoding universal stress protein → MVSKRLSREAGHRRKFLAIIDDTPECERAVAYASKRAQHTGGVLVLLYVIEPDDFQHWLGVEKIMREEANATARGALDGYANKVRQSVGIEPELVVREGKPPEEIHKLIEEDQDIAILVLAAGAGKEGPGPLVSAVAGRGAAFPIPVTVVPQNLSDEEIDSLA, encoded by the coding sequence ATGGTCTCCAAACGCCTCAGCCGCGAAGCCGGCCATCGCCGCAAATTCCTGGCGATCATCGACGACACGCCGGAATGCGAGCGCGCCGTCGCCTATGCCTCGAAGCGGGCGCAGCACACCGGCGGCGTGCTGGTGCTGCTCTATGTGATCGAGCCGGACGATTTCCAGCACTGGCTGGGCGTGGAAAAGATCATGCGCGAGGAAGCGAACGCGACCGCGCGCGGAGCACTCGACGGCTACGCCAACAAGGTGCGCCAAAGCGTCGGCATCGAGCCGGAGCTGGTGGTGCGCGAGGGCAAGCCGCCCGAAGAGATCCACAAGCTGATCGAGGAAGACCAGGACATCGCCATCCTGGTGCTGGCCGCCGGCGCCGGCAAGGAAGGTCCGGGACCGCTGGTCAGCGCCGTAGCGGGCCGGGGAGCGGCCTTTCCGATTCCGGTGACCGTCGTGCCGCAGAACCTGTCCGACGAAGAGATCGACAGCCTGGCCTGA
- the cueR gene encoding Cu(I)-responsive transcriptional regulator, which yields MNVGDAAERSGLPAKTIRYYEEIGLIRPARAENGYRDYSGEDIHRLAFLRRARNLGFSIDDCRQLMALYQDRGRASHDVREIAAAHVRAIEEKVRELQSMRSTLQKLIHACHGDDRPDCPILDDMAGAADQLSA from the coding sequence ATGAATGTCGGTGATGCCGCCGAGCGTTCCGGCCTGCCGGCCAAGACCATCCGCTACTATGAGGAGATCGGCCTGATTCGTCCGGCGCGGGCCGAGAACGGCTATCGCGATTATTCCGGCGAGGACATCCACCGGCTGGCCTTCCTGCGCCGCGCCCGCAATCTCGGCTTCTCAATCGACGATTGCAGGCAGCTTATGGCGCTCTATCAGGACCGCGGCCGCGCCAGCCACGACGTGCGCGAGATCGCCGCCGCCCATGTCAGGGCGATCGAGGAGAAGGTGCGCGAATTGCAGTCGATGCGTTCGACGCTGCAGAAGCTGATCCACGCCTGCCATGGCGACGACCGGCCGGACTGTCCGATCCTGGACGATATGGCGGGCGCGGCGGACCAGCTATCCGCCTGA